In Trichlorobacter lovleyi, the DNA window ATCCGGCAAAGAAACGCCGTCCGATGATGACCACGGCGGACCTGTCGCTGCGTTTTGACCCTGTGTATGAGAAAATTGCCCGGCGCTACCTGGCGAATCCGGACGAGTTTGCCGATGCCTTTGCCCGGGCCTGGTTTAAACTGACCCACCGTGACATGGGGCCGCGTTCTCGCTACCTGGGACCGGAGGTACCGGCCGAGGAGCTGATCTGGCAGGACCCGGTGCCAGCTGCTACGCATGAACTGATCAACGACAGTGATATCGCAGATCTTAAGGCCACGATCCTTGCCTCGGGCCTGTCGATCTCTCAACTGGTCGCAACGGCCTGGGCATCGGCATCCACCTTCCGCGGTTCTGACAAGCGCGGCGGAGCAAACGGGGCACGTATCCGTCTGGCTCCGCAAAAGGATTGGGAGGTCAACCAGCCCGGGCAGCTGGCCAAGGTACTTGAAGCCCTTGCAGCCGTACAGCAGGAGTTTAACGATGACCAGTCCGGCAACAAGAGGGTGTCGCTGGCCGACCTGATTGTGCTGGGCGGCTGCGCAGCCGTTGAACAGGCAGCCCGGAACGCTGGGCAGACCGTAGCGGTCCCCTTTACGCCGGGCCGCACAGATGCCTCACAGGAACAGACCGATACGGCATCCTTTGAGGTACTTGAGCCAAAGGCCGATGGGTTCCGCAACTATCAGAAGAGCACATACGCTGTATCTGCGGAGGAACTGCTGGTTGACCGGGCACAGCTGCTGACCCTGACCGCTCCTGAGATGACCGTACTGATTGGCGGCATGCGTGTCCTGAATGCGAATTTCGGCAACTCCCGGCATGGCGTTTTCACCAAGCGTCCGGAGGCCCTTACCAATGACTTCTTTGTGAACCTGCTTGACATGGCCACCATCTGGAAGGCAACCTCAGAAGACCAGGACCTGTTTGAGGGGCGTGATCGTACAAGTGGCGAACTCAAGTGGACAGCTACCCGTGTTGATCTGATCTTTGGCTCGAACTCCCAGCTGCGGGCCATTGCGGAAGTCTATGGTTGTGAGGACTCTCAGGAGAAGTTTCTGCAAGACTTCGCAGCGGCCTGGGATAAGGTTATGCAGGCAGATCGCTTTGAGCTGGTATGAGGTTGTCGAAGAATTACATTATAGGTCAGGAGGTATTCTGTGCCGTATCTTTCCATCATCTATCGTCTGTTGATCGCTTTCTGGGTAGGGGGGGCGGCTCTTTTTACCTTTATCCTGACGCCCACCCTGTTCAAGAACTTTGACCGTGATATGGCCGGTAACATTGTCGGGGTACTGTTCCCCGGCTATTTCAAGTGGGGCCTGATCTGCGGAGTGCTTGCGCTTGGCCTGCTGCTGTTTTCGCGGGGAAAGCACTGGCTTGCGTCGTCAGTCATTATTGTGGCCATGCTGGTGGTTACCTCGCTGCAGGCCTTTGTGATTGAGCCCAAGGCTGCAGCCATTAAAAAGGAGATTCCTTCCTTTGTCACGACGCCGGCAGATCACCCGTTACGACAGCAGTTCAAAAAGTTGCACGGGATTTCCGCGGTCAGCAATCTGGGGGTTATTGGCGGTGGCATTGCCCTGATCATTTTGTTATGATTTAGCTCTGTTTCAGGCTGCTCTCCTGGTTGTCTGCCTTCGTCTCCTTGACGTATTACCCTGTACGTCCGGGTCGCCGAATGCCTCGCCGCCGTGAGATCATCCTTGAGCTTGAACCTGATAGAATCCAAAGAGAGGAGAACGTGTCGATGTCCAAATCAGTCAAAGGTACCAAGACCGAACAGAACCTGTTGAAGTCATTTGCCGGTGAAAGCCAGGCCCGTATGCGCTACACCTACTTTTCTTCCGCTGCCAAAAAAGAGGGGTACGTGCAGATCGCTGACATCTTTGAAGAGACCGCCAACCAGGAAAAGGAACATGCCAAGCGCTTTTTCAAGTTTCTGGAGGGGGGCATGGTGGAGATTACCGCCTGTTTCCCGGCCGGTGTGATCGGTACCACTGCCGAGAATCTGCTGGCAGCCGCCAATGGTGAGCATGAAGAACATACTGAACTGTATCCGGCCTTTGCCGCGGTTGCCAAGGAAGAGGGGTTTGCCGATATTTCAGCCGTCTGGAATGCAATCTCGGTAGCTGAGAAGCAGCACGAAAAGCGCTACCGCGATCTGTTGGCAAACATTGAGGCTGGCCGGGTCTTCCAACGGGAAGAGATCGTGGTCTGGCGCTGCCGTAACTGCGGTTATCTGCACAGCAACAAGTCCGCCCCGGAGTTGTGCCCGGCCTGTGCCCACCCGAAGGCACACTTTGAACTACTGGGTGAGAACTGGTAGTTTAACCAGCTGATATGGTTGTTTGATCTGGCCGCTTCCGATGAGGAAGCGGCCTTTTGATTTTCTAGTGCTGGTGTCCCGGCACCATACCCGGTTTCATCTGGCCGTTCATCGGCATTGCAGCGCTATCGGCGGTTGCCTGGTGTACGGTCAGCTTCCAGCCCTCTTTGGTCCTGGTCCAGACATGGGTGTAGAGGTTGACCTGGTTGACCATCGGTTTCTCCATCCCCTTACGGTAGGCCACCATCCTGAATTTACCGGTGCTGACAGCCGTGTCTCCGTAGACCCGTACCTGTACCTTCATCGGCGTGATCGGGTCATGCCTGCGCAGACCGCTCTCCAAAGAGTCGATGTACTCGCTTTTGCCTTCAATCCGGCCGGTGGCGTGGACATGATAGAGGTTGTCAGCCAGCAGCCTGTTCAGGGTGGCAACATCACCCTTTCCGGCCGCCTCACCCCATTGACTGTCCAGGGCAGTAATCTCCTCCTCAACAGAGCCGGCAAAGGCCGGCAGGGCAGTAGCAACAACAATCATAAACAACAAAAAAACAATACGCTTGGACATGGCAAATCCTTTCCCGGTTGGTGTTTGTTCTGATTAGAAAAAGTAGCGCACCCGCAGTTCAATCCGGGCATCATTCTGTTTTTCGCCGTATTCGCTTCTGGGGGCTCCGAGTACCGCAGTCCCTTTCAGGCGCAGTTCAAGGTTGGTAATGCCGGTGTAGAGCAGCTCCGGCGTTACAGAAAAGCTCGCATCCTGCAGGTTGGCAATCGTGGTAAGGGCCGGAGTGAAGTAGAGAATATCAAACGGTTCTTTCTGGCTGACCCTGATATACAGGTAGTCACGCATCGCAGCTGTCCGGCCATAGCTTTGAGCCTGTCCCAGCCGCTGCAACTGGGCGGCATTGCCGTTCTGCTGCCAGGTTGCCCAAGCCCGCTCAACCTGCTGGAAATAGGTATTCATCTCATTGCTGTAATAGCCGTTACCATTGCGATAGTATTCGGCAATCCAGGTGGTGTCCTGTTCTGTCAGGTACCGCAGCCCCAAGAGCCAGCTGATGCTGTCGCCACGGGTCAACGACGGTTGTCCGTTTGAGGTGACGACCGGCCTGGTGCTGTTGACGAGCCAGGCCAGTTCACCATGCAGTTCAAAGTTTGTGGTCAGATTGCGGGAAAAATCAAGGCCGTAGCCGGCATTGCGGCTGCCCCGTCCCATCATGATCAGGTCGATATCGGTGTCATACAACAAAAAGTACAGCTTGCCGCCCCAGTTGATCTGGTCACCGTTTCCGAAATCCCGGTTCAAGTCATGGTCCTGCGGCAGCAACAACGGGGTGACTGCCAATGTTTTGAGCGGTCCGTCAAAGCTCTGGATAAAATCCGCCGTTGCCAGCCAATACCCTTCCAGGGACAGTTCCGGGTCATCCGGGTTTTTGGGCCGGTCAAAAAAGGCCACCGGGTTCCAGGCGTAGCCCTTGCCCCAGCGCAGCGAACGCTTGCCCAGCAAAAATCTGAAGGAGTCATCGGGTTTGGCCTGTAGCCATGCCTCATACCAGGTCAGCCTCAGATAGCTGTTCAGACGGGTGGCGGTATAATCCAGGCTTGGTTGCAGGAACAACTTGGCCCAGTCTTTCTCCAGGCTGCCTTCCAGCAACAGCTTGCCGTTAAAATCAGGCAGATTGTCGTCAACATGCCTGCCATAATAGCGCAGTCTGGTCTGGGCTGCGTCACGGTCCAGCAGATTCAGTCCGGGACGGGCCTCGACATAGCCACCCAGGTGCCAGATCTTCTTTTCAACTTCAGCATCATCAAAGCTGAACTCTGCAGCCAGCAGCGGAGCAGCAAAGGTGAGTAGAACGGCTATGATGAATAGGCGCAGCATCTATCGCAGTGAGTCCAGGGAGGTCATGGCATTCAGGGTGAATACCTCGTCCCTGAAACTGCGCTTTTTCAGTTTGGCATACAGCATGACCGATTTGTACCCCTTGTAGAGCGGGGAATCGGTTTCCACAGTGGCAGGACGGTTGATGCCGCCAAAATTCTTGATATCCTTGAAATAGAGTGTCTTGATCAGCATGCCGGCCTCGGTCAGGCATTCAATCCGTGATGGCAGCTTTCTGGCCTTGTCGGCGAGAATCCGCACCCGGTCATAGGCCACGCTTTTATTTTTGGCCTTCAGGTGCAGCAGGTAGTCCTCACCTTTATCCTCCACTTTTTCCACCCGGTATTCGGCATCGTAATCAAGCTGCAGGATATCGGCGTTGTTGAATACGCCGCCCACCACCGACTGCAATGAGGTGATCCGCACCGGCTTGCCCACATTGGGGATGTTCAGCCAGAGATTGTCACCCAGTCGCAGGGTGCTGCGGCCTTTGTCGCTGGCAGGGGCCAGAAACAGCGAGGCCACCTTGTCAGTCCCTTTTTTGATGGTATAGAGCGTAAACTCTTTACGAGTCCCATCTGGTTCTATGTTGATCAGCTTACGGTACGATTCGTAACTTTCCGGATTCAGGTTGCGATCGATCTGTTTCAGGAGCTGCTGACCGTCCAGTGCGAAAGCTGGCAGGGCTGATAACAGGGCAATGATGAAAAAGGCAATAAAACGCATGGCTGGCTCCTATACATGACGCAGTGCGTCGATTGGTTCCATCTTTGAGGCCTTAATGGCCGGCTGCAGGGTTGCCAGCACCGAAACAATCACGACAATGACCGAGACCATCAGGATATCGGCCGGCGCAATGGAGGCCTTCAGGATCAATCCGGTCTGCTGTCCAAAGGAGAAGGTGATCTGTGACAGATTGACGATCCCGATGATGATGATGCCGATCAGATTTCCCAGTACTGCGCCGAACAGCCCCAGACAGAGACCTTCCACCAGGAACAGGGAGCGGATGGTTGCAGGGGGGGTGCCGATGGCGGCAATGGTGCCGATTTCGCGAATCCGCTCAAAGACCGCCATGATCATGACATTCATGATGCTGACCAGTACGATCGCAATCAGCATCACCTTGATGAAGACGGTCATCAGGTTCAGCATCTTGGCAACCTTGGCAAAGGGGGAAAGGTCTTCCCAACTGTGCAGCTCAAACAGCGGTTTGCCCATCGGGTTCTGTTCCGCCTCCACCACCCGGCGCAAGTTCTTTGCAACCCTGTTCAGTGCGCTGAACTTCTTCAGCCGGACTGCTACTTCACTGATCTCAGGCTGTTCCATGCGCAGCAGTTCCTGGGCATCGTCAAAGTGAACATAGCCGTCGCGACCGCCCGGGCCGGTGGCGCTCTCCAGGATGCCGCTGATCCGGAACTGTTTGCCGTTGACCGAGCCGTTCTGGTTGGTGGCCACAATCACCACGGTATCGCCAACCTTGACGTTCATGCCGCGGGCCAGTAGCTCCGGCACCAGGATTTCCCCCTTTTTGAGCGATTTTTCTCCGCTGATGATCCGGTCCGGCAGCAGTGGCACCGTAGCAAATTCCTTTGCGGGATCAACACCGTTCAGGCGGATATTGGTGGTTTCCATGAAGTTGCTGAACATGCCGCCGAACTTGATCCGGGGGGAATAGGCGGCAATCCCTTGCTCCTGTTTGAGCAGTTTCTCCAGTTTTTCAAAACCGGCCTGTTTCATGTTCATGTTGAGCGGCAGGCTTTCAATGGCTGCCACATAGCCTTTGCGGTGGATCTGCAGATGCCCCAGCATGGAATCGGTGATCTGGCTGATCATCA includes these proteins:
- a CDS encoding nuclear transport factor 2 family protein; this encodes MSKRIVFLLFMIVVATALPAFAGSVEEEITALDSQWGEAAGKGDVATLNRLLADNLYHVHATGRIEGKSEYIDSLESGLRRHDPITPMKVQVRVYGDTAVSTGKFRMVAYRKGMEKPMVNQVNLYTHVWTRTKEGWKLTVHQATADSAAMPMNGQMKPGMVPGHQH
- the katG gene encoding catalase/peroxidase HPI; the encoded protein is MSDSRCPVTGKSSRQVAGGGTSNRDWWPNQLNLHILHQHSVKSNPMGEMFNYREEFNKLDLTAVKKDLVALMTDSQDWWPADWGHYGGLMIRMAWHSAGTYRMGDGRGGAGSGSQRLAPLNSWPDNVNLDKARRLLWPIKQKYGRKISWADLMILAGNCALESMGFKTFGFGGGREDVWEPQEDVYWGGEKEWLATSDKPHSRYSGERDLDNPLAAVQMGLIYVNPEGPDGNPDPVASGRDVRETFARMAMNDEETVALIAGGHTFGKCHGAGTADHVGPEPEAAPLEAQGLGWISSYKSGKGGDTISSGIEGAWKPNPTTWDMGYLKVLFKYEWELVKSPAGAHQWLAKDVEDEDMVVDAHDPAKKRRPMMTTADLSLRFDPVYEKIARRYLANPDEFADAFARAWFKLTHRDMGPRSRYLGPEVPAEELIWQDPVPAATHELINDSDIADLKATILASGLSISQLVATAWASASTFRGSDKRGGANGARIRLAPQKDWEVNQPGQLAKVLEALAAVQQEFNDDQSGNKRVSLADLIVLGGCAAVEQAARNAGQTVAVPFTPGRTDASQEQTDTASFEVLEPKADGFRNYQKSTYAVSAEELLVDRAQLLTLTAPEMTVLIGGMRVLNANFGNSRHGVFTKRPEALTNDFFVNLLDMATIWKATSEDQDLFEGRDRTSGELKWTATRVDLIFGSNSQLRAIAEVYGCEDSQEKFLQDFAAAWDKVMQADRFELV
- a CDS encoding DUF4149 domain-containing protein — translated: MPYLSIIYRLLIAFWVGGAALFTFILTPTLFKNFDRDMAGNIVGVLFPGYFKWGLICGVLALGLLLFSRGKHWLASSVIIVAMLVVTSLQAFVIEPKAAAIKKEIPSFVTTPADHPLRQQFKKLHGISAVSNLGVIGGGIALIILL
- a CDS encoding outer membrane lipoprotein-sorting protein, which encodes MRFIAFFIIALLSALPAFALDGQQLLKQIDRNLNPESYESYRKLINIEPDGTRKEFTLYTIKKGTDKVASLFLAPASDKGRSTLRLGDNLWLNIPNVGKPVRITSLQSVVGGVFNNADILQLDYDAEYRVEKVEDKGEDYLLHLKAKNKSVAYDRVRILADKARKLPSRIECLTEAGMLIKTLYFKDIKNFGGINRPATVETDSPLYKGYKSVMLYAKLKKRSFRDEVFTLNAMTSLDSLR
- a CDS encoding ABC transporter permease, which codes for MPSVFKIALRNLLRYKRRTALTATLVTLGVIFVLVFTSIAGSFKQMMISQITDSMLGHLQIHRKGYVAAIESLPLNMNMKQAGFEKLEKLLKQEQGIAAYSPRIKFGGMFSNFMETTNIRLNGVDPAKEFATVPLLPDRIISGEKSLKKGEILVPELLARGMNVKVGDTVVIVATNQNGSVNGKQFRISGILESATGPGGRDGYVHFDDAQELLRMEQPEISEVAVRLKKFSALNRVAKNLRRVVEAEQNPMGKPLFELHSWEDLSPFAKVAKMLNLMTVFIKVMLIAIVLVSIMNVMIMAVFERIREIGTIAAIGTPPATIRSLFLVEGLCLGLFGAVLGNLIGIIIIGIVNLSQITFSFGQQTGLILKASIAPADILMVSVIVVIVSVLATLQPAIKASKMEPIDALRHV
- the rbr gene encoding rubrerythrin codes for the protein MSKSVKGTKTEQNLLKSFAGESQARMRYTYFSSAAKKEGYVQIADIFEETANQEKEHAKRFFKFLEGGMVEITACFPAGVIGTTAENLLAAANGEHEEHTELYPAFAAVAKEEGFADISAVWNAISVAEKQHEKRYRDLLANIEAGRVFQREEIVVWRCRNCGYLHSNKSAPELCPACAHPKAHFELLGENW